One genomic segment of Huiozyma naganishii CBS 8797 chromosome 8, complete genome includes these proteins:
- the ALG11 gene encoding alpha-1,2-mannosyltransferase ALG11 (similar to Saccharomyces cerevisiae ALG11 (YNL048W); ancestral locus Anc_2.266): MVLAAVIATLQAWLAACISWWYAGLRREYGDSANIEHMERTLLKELLRGKQHIKFSELGNDEGYVRAVLIRHCAHDVSLYGGECIPTDDTERAKLVSHLQARIQGTQDDNVLFGFFHPFCNAGGGGEKVLWKAVQTTLDHDPRNVAIVYTGDTDVTGPQILTSVVQRFDYTLPRNRIVFVFLKGRDAVDAKNHPRLTLLFQGIGSCKLAHEALSRCKPDVWCDTMGYPLAYLLVFAMIHVPIVTYTHYPLIQQDMLNSQGLSTAKKMYWSLLMGFYMGMAQFVTVCTTNSTWTNRHMTQIWHAMRETPQVIYPPCSTEKLVEQVTPAEQRANTAVVLAQFRPEKRHRLILDQYAMYADTVEDPTSRITLTFIGSTRSQEDRDYVQQLIEYAREVLHLPARDVRFLTDCSYDEVKEQLGKATYGINAMWNEHFGIAVVEYIAAGLIPLVHASAGPLLDIVSPQVGFFFVDKFDRDYTQERGTQYGTLAAAFKSASQLSAQDKHTRSTMGVHDAVTKFSDQTFETQWIEKVLQAL; this comes from the coding sequence ATGGTTCTCGCGGCAGTGATTGCTACACTGCAGGCGTGGCTTGCCGCGTGCATTTCGTGGTGGTATGCAGGGTTGAGACGAGAGTACGGGGACAGTGCCAACATTGAACACATGGAGAGGACTCTGCTCAAGGAATTGCTCCGTGGGAAACAGCATATCAAGTTCAGCGAGCTCGGGAATGACGAGGGGTACGTCCGTGCAGTGCTTATTAGACACTGCGCCCACGATGTGTCCCTGTACGGCGGAGAGTGCATCCCCACGGATGACACAGAGAGGGCAAAACTTGTCTCCCACTTGCAAGCACGCATCCAGGGCACCCAAGACGACAATGTCCTCTTCGGGTTCTTCCACCCGTTCTGTAACGCCGGTGGAGGTGGCGAGAAAGTACTATGGAAGGCCGTACAGACGACACTGGACCACGACCCTAGAAACGTCGCCATTGTGTACACGGGGGACACGGACGTCACTGGGCCACAGATCCTCACCAGCGTCGTCCAGAGGTTTGACTACACACTCCCACGTAACCGTATCGTGTTTGTGTTCCTTAAAGGCAGGGACGCAGTCGACGCGAAGAACCATCCAAGACTCACACTCCTGTTCCAGGGCATCGGGTCCTGCAAACTCGCTCATGAGGCTCTCTCCCGTTGCAAACCAGACGTGTGGTGCGATACAATGGGGTACCCGCTTGCTTATTTGCTTGTCTTCGCGATGATTCACGTCCCAATTGTCACCTATACGCACTACCCGCTTATCCAACAAGATATGCTCAACTCACAGGGGCTCAGCACGGCAAAGAAAATGTACTGGAGTCTCCTCATGGGGTTCTACATGGGTATGGCGCAGTTTGTCACCGTGTGCACTACAAACTCAACATGGACAAACAGACATATGACCCAAATATGGCACGCGATGCGTGAAACACCACAGGTCATCTACCCGCCCTGCTCGACGGAGAAACTAGTCGAACAGGTCACCCCAGCAGAACAACGCGCCAACACAGCGGTCGTGCTCGCCCAGTTCCGCCCAGAAAAGAGACACCGCTTGATCCTCGACCAGTACGCAATGTACGCGGATACAGTGGAGGACCCCACTTCGCGCATCACGCTCACGTTCATCGGGTCCACCAGGTCACAGGAGGACAGGGACTACGTCCAGCAACTTATCGAGTACGCCCGCGAGGTGCTGCACTTGCCCGCGAGAGACGTGCGCTTCCTCACTGATTGCTCCTACGATGAGGTGAAGGAACAGCTTGGGAAGGCCACTTACGGCATCAATGCCATGTGGAATGAGCATTTCGGGATCGCTGTTGTAGAGTACATTGCTGCGGGGCTCATCCCGCTCGTGCACGCCTCCGCAGGGCCCTTGTTAGACATTGTGAGCCCACAAGTggggttcttcttcgtcgaCAAGTTCGATAGAGACTACACACAGGAGAGGGGCACGCAGTACGGCACCTTGGCCGCTGCATTCAAAAGTGCATCGCAGTTATCCGCGCAAGACAAACACACACGGTCCACGATGGGTGTGCACGACGCAGTCACGAAGTTTTCGGACCAGACTTTTGAGACCCAGTGGATTGAGAAAGTGTTACAAGCGCTTTGA
- the KNAG0H02190 gene encoding bifunctional nucleoside/nucleotide kinase/histidine phosphatase family protein (similar to Saccharomyces cerevisiae PFK26 (YIL107C); ancestral locus Anc_2.264) yields the protein MFSKHRGKLPTTSTHRHMGDTERTGLPEFQKRPLGDTPVDTRVVSPQEGSPPPKPPRWAPNRPHSTLSVPGWTASRDSPDGLISRGDSGSKLLVVMVGLPAMGKSFITGKLARFLNYSMYACEEFHIADTRRRWWHSHATGSIAPCFFDERDPRAQSLRDEWALDTLDRALEYLLEGDGSVAVVNGTNITARRRALLMARVRSRSRVLDVMFLESICSDEAVIERNVQLKASSADYRGWKDSKLAVEDFRARLAHYRRDYEPLEDNERLQYVKMIDVGKKVIANGVRGYLASLAVYYLLNFNLATRQVWVTRNGESEDNVAGRVGGDSHLTVRGQRYARALHKFIDTQRSIQEQEQRDNREFFVWTSMLQRAIETSHDFENSEYPLKQMRMLDEINAGDFDGLTNAQIEQIAPREYKLRQCDKLRYRYPGTGGESYLDVINRVRPVITEIERLEDSVLLITHRVVARVLLGYFMSLKFDAVTQLDVPLHCVYKLDLLPYGIKWTLYEYDEVKDTFRELPTCQMNVSRMEQMGGSTRRFSMVPTAPSTPTTASTASTH from the coding sequence ATGTTCAGTAAACATAGGGGGAAGCTACCCACGACATCAACACATCGACACATGGGAGATACTGAGAGGACAGGACTACCCGAGTTTCAGAAGCGTCCCCTGGGGGACACCCCCGTGGATACGCGGGTAGTGTCACCACAGGAAGGTTCGCCGCCCCCCAAACCGCCCCGATGGGCCCCCAACCGGCCGCACTCGACACTCAGCGTCCCCGGATGGACTGCCTCGCGGGACTCCCCCGACGGGTTGATCTCGAGGGGCGACTCCGGATCGAAGTTGCTCGTTGTGATGGTGGGACTCCCCGCGATGGGCAAGTCCTTTATCACCGGGAAGCTTGCGCGGTTCTTGAACTACTCCATGTACGCGTGTGAGGAGTTCCATATCGCTGACACGCGGCGTCGCTGGTGGCACTCGCATGCGACGGGCTCCATTGCGCCCTGTTTCTTTGACGAGCGGGACCCAAGGGCACAGTCCCTACGGGACGAGTGGGCATTGGACACATTGGACAGGGCACTGGAGTACTTGCTCGAAGGGGATGGGTCTGTCGCGGTTGTGAACGGTACCAATATTACTGCGCGGCGGCGTGCGTTGTTGATGGCTAGGGTGAGGTCGCGGTCCCGTGTATTGGATGTGATGTTTTTGGAGTCCATTTGCTCTGATGAGGCTGTCATTGAGAGGAATGTACAATTGAAGGCGTCGAGTGCCGATTACCGTGGTTGGAAAGATAGTAAACTTGCCGTGGAAGATTTCCGTGCTCGTCTAGCACACTACCGTAGAGATTACGAACCCTTGGAGGACAATGAGAGGTTACAGTACGTGAAGATGATTGATGTTGGGAAGAAAGTGATCGCCAATGGAGTACGTGGGTACTTGGCGTCTCTAGCCGTTTACTACCTGCTGAACTTCAATTTGGCGACACGACAAGTGTGGGTGACACGGAACGGTGAGTCTGAGGATAACGTTGCAGGGCGAGTCGGTGGTGATTCACACTTGACCGTGAGGGGCCAACGGTACGCTCGAGCACTACACAAGTTCATTGACACACAGCGATCGattcaagaacaagaacagagAGATAACCGTGAATTCTTCGTATGGACCAGCATGTTACAACGAGCAATTGAGACCAGCCACGATTTCGAAAACAGCGAGTACCCACTCAAGCAGATGCGAATGCTCGATGAGATCAATGCGGGGGATTTCGATGGCCTGACAAACGCCCAGATTGAACAGATTGCCCCACGGGAGTATAAACTCCGCCAGTGTGACAAATTACGATACAGGTACCCGGGCACCGGTGGAGAATCCTACTTGGACGTGATCAACCGCGTACGGCCCGTGATCACAGAGATCGAGAGATTGGAGGACAGTGTGCTTCTAATCACACACCGGGTAGTCGCACGTGTACTCCTCGGTTACTTCATGAGCCTGAAATTCGATGCAGTGACACAACTCGATGTACCGCTGCACTGCGTCTACAAACTGGATTTACTGCCCTACGGCATCAAGTGGACACTGTACGAGTACGACGAGGTGAAGGACACCTTCCGTGAGCTACCCACTTGCCAAATGAATGTATCCAGAATGGAACAAATGGGCGGTAGCACACGCCGGTTCTCAATGGTCCCCACTGCACCAAGCACACCGACGACTGCCAGTACAGCGAGTACCCACTAA
- the KNAG0H02200 gene encoding uncharacterized protein (similar to Saccharomyces cerevisiae SEC24 (YIL109C) and SFB2 (YNL049C); ancestral locus Anc_2.262): protein MSHHRKRVYPQAQFQIGQQGVAPVGVPPVGMPPVAGGLAMGAGAVPIAGPGAGVGPGAGAGVGVAAGAASPVPASASFTPAQPQMEQLASGMAGMQLNGMPPQQMSMPVSMPMADPSAMYSQQQQMPQMNRNGSAVKPMNMLYPIDLLTELPPPIRDLSLPPPPLMVPPERMLVPSETANAAPEYVRCTLNAVPKSNSLLKKSKLPLALVIRPYQHLQDTVDPPPLTEDGLVVRCRRCRSYMNPFVTFLDQGARWRCNFCNLANDTPMQFNHSYDRGGAPGHPHQQQQQYANQYEKNEVRHAVMEYLAPKEYTLRQPPPSTYVFVMDVSQNAVKSGLLATTARSLLETLDFLPNHDGRTRVSILCVDNAIHYFNVPLDEEPETGMQMLDVADIDEPFLPRPNAMVVPLAQCRENLETLLAKIPEIFQYNVMAKFALGPALRAAFNLVKNTGGKIEIVSSTLPTAGVGKLAKRNEAGVANTPKESAQLLSCQDSFYKNFTIDCSKSQVTVDMFLATDDYIDFASLSNLARYTGGQTHFYPGFSAANFSDVTKFTKEFSKHLSMDISMEAVMRARGSTGVRMNSFYGHFFNRSSDLCAFSTMPRDQSYVFEMQLDENLMQQYCYVQIAVLLSLNTSQRRIRVITLALPTTESLSEVYASADQLAITAFFTQQAVSKAMNNSLDDARELISKAVTDVLATYKREIVVTNTAGGAPLRLCANMRMFPLLMHALRKHKAFRTGVVPSDHRASALNHLESAPLKYLIKNIYARVYSLHDMADEAGLPDVTGSICLPEPINATASLFERYGLYLIDNGTELFLWIGGDAVNELVMDVFGTGDILQVPIGKMELPIVQDSEFNERIRNIVAKVREHDDIVTYQTLYIVRGASLSEPVNHASAREVAALRLWATSHLVEDKILTSESYREFLQAAKSKISK from the coding sequence ATGTCGCACCACAGGAAGAGGGTGTATCCGCAGGCGCAGTTCCAGATTGGGCAGCAGGGCGTGGCGCCCGTGGGGGTGCCGCCAGTGGGAATGCCGCCAGTGGCGGGAGGACTGGCTATGGGGGCCGGTGCCGTTCCTATTGCTGGTCCTGGCGCAGGTGTGGGTCCAGGTGCAGGTGCAGGGGTAGGCGTAGCCGCTGGCGCCGCTTCACCGGTACCTGCTTCTGCCTCTTTCACCCCTGCTCAACCGCAGATGGAACAACTGGCGTCAGGTATGGCTGGTATGCAATTGAACGGTATGCCACCTCAACAGATGTCGATGCCAGTGTCGATGCCAATGGCAGACCCAAGCGCTATGTActcgcagcagcaacagatgcCTCAAATGAACAGGAACGGGTCTGCAGTGAAACCAATGAACATGCTGTACCCGATTGACTTGCTCACAGAGCTGCCGCCACCGATCAGGGACTTGTCTCTGCCACCACCGCCTCTTATGGTTCCACCAGAGAGGATGCTTGTCCCCTCGGAGACGGCCAACGCGGCACCGGAGTACGTTCGGTGCACTTTGAACGCAGTGCCCAAGAGTAACTCTTTGCTCAAGAAGAGTAAGTTGCCCCTGGCGTTAGTCATCAGACCGTACCAGCACTTACAGGACACGGTGGACCCTCCACCACTGACAGAGGATGGACTGGTCGTCCGTTGTCGCAGGTGCCGGTCGTACATGAACCCGTTTGTCACTTTCTTGGACCAGGGGGCCAGATGGAGGTGTAACTTCTGTAACCTCGCAAACGATACACCAATGCAATTCAACCACTCGTACGACAGGGGTGGCGCTCCAGGGCACCCacaccaacagcaacaacaatacGCAAACCAgtacgagaagaacgaggTCAGACACGCCGTCATGGAGTACCTTGCCCCGAAGGAGTACACGCTGAGACAGCCACCACCTTCTACTTACGTGTTTGTGATGGACGTTTCGCAGAACGCTGTGAAATCTGGGCTGCTTGCAACAACGGCAAGATCTCTCCTGGAGACACTCGATTTCTTGCCCAACCACGATGGCAGGACCCGTGTGTCCATTCTCTGCGTGGACAACGCGATCCACTACTTCAACGTGCCCCTAGACGAGGAGCCAGAGACAGGTATGCAGATGCTTGACGTCGCAGACATAGACGAACCTTTCCTCCCAAGACCAAACGCGATGGTTGTGCCCCTGGCCCAATGCAGGGAAAACTTGGAGACTTTGCTTGCGAAAATACCAGAAATCTTCCAGTACAATGTGATGGCGAAGTTCGCACTGGGACCAGCCCTCCGCGCTGCGTTCAACCTCGTCAAGAACACGGGCGGGAAAATCGAAATTGTGTCCTCCACTTTGCCCACAGCTGGGGTCGGGAAACTTGCCAAGAGAAACGAGGCAGGTGTAGCAAACACACCAAAGGAGTCCGCTCAGTTGCTCTCATGTCAGGACTCCTTCTACAAGAACTTTACTATTGACTGCAGCAAGTCACAGGTCACGGTCGACATGTTCTTAGCGACAGACGATTACATCGACTTCGCATCGCTATCAAACCTTGCTCGATACACGGGTGGGCAAACCCACTTCTACCCTGGGTTCTCAGCGGCAAACTTCTCCGATGTCACTAAATTCACAAAGGAGTTCTCGAAGCATCTATCCATGGACATCTCGATGGAGGCAGTCATGCGTGCAAGAGGTTCCACTGGGGTCCGCATGAACTCCTTCTACGGacacttcttcaacaggtcCTCAGACCTTTGCGCCTTCTCGACAATGCCCAGAGACCAGTCGTACGTGTTCGAGATGCAACTCGACGAAAACCTCATGCAGCAGTACTGCTACGTGCAAATCGCAGTGCTCCTGTCATTAAACACCTCACAGCGTAGAATCAGGGTCATCACACTTGCGCTGCCCACCACAGAGTCCCTCAGCGAGGTGTACGCCTCCGCGGACCAACTCGCAATCACCGCTTTCTTCACGCAACAGGCAGTCAGCAAAGCAATGAACAACTCGCTTGACGATGCCCGCGAACTGATCAGCAAAGCGGTCACGGACGTCCTGGCGACGTACAAGAGGGAGATCGTTGTCACGAACACTGCAGGCGGCGCCCCACTGAGACTCTGCGCCAACATGCGCATGTTCCCCTTGCTAATGCACGCACTGCGCAAGCACAAGGCGTTCCGCACGGGTGTCGTCCCCAGCGACCATAGGGCCTCTGCGTTAAACCATTTGGAGTCCGCACCACTCAAGTACTTGATTAAGAACATCTATGCGCGCGTATACTCGCTGCACGATATGGCTGACGAGGCTGGGTTGCCCGACGTCACGGGGAGCATCTGTCTCCCAGAACCAATCAACGCCACGGCGTCCCTGTTTGAGCGGTACGGACTGTACCTGATCGACAACGGCACGGAGTTGTTTCTGTGGATCGGCGGAGACGCGGTCAACGAGCTTGTCATGGACGTGTTCGGCACGGGGGACATCCTACAGGTGCCCATCGGCAAGATGGAGCTCCCCATCGTCCAGGACTCCGAGTTCAACGAACGGATCAGGAACATCGTCGCAAAAGTCAGGGAACACGACGACATCGTCACGTACCAGACTTTGTACATCGTCAGAGGCGCTTCCCTCAGCGAACCGGTCAACCACGCCTCAGCAAGAGAGGTTGCCGCGCTCAGACTATGGGCGACAAGTCACCTCGTCGAGGACAAAATCCTCACCTCAGAGAGCTACCGCGAGTTCCTACAGGCTGCAAAGAGCAAAATCAGCAAGTAA
- the KNAG0H02205 gene encoding uncharacterized protein (similar to Saccharomyces cerevisiae YNL050C; ancestral locus Anc_2.261), protein MAQDQKIVSRAALFDEIDEHSGGEAPVTEPDFEFVEVGVTDAVEDSVNPEFELFPLFSAGGVTRVELGGSEEEEVDVRPVRNEGYYFAERTEEVRERALAAAVSFEQVLGVQTAVTTQRRVLDVSVYNLGVEHELRDAERRRRRKPGKRQRDARRDGARRVLEREEQRLMVKKLIKKTFKRRGGKKHKKRAATVGEAPATSIPTIAH, encoded by the exons ATGGCACAGGACCAAAAAAT TGTCTCCAGGGCTGCTCTGTTCGATGAAATTGATGAACACAGCGGTGGTGAAGCACCTGTGACTGAACCGGACTTTGAATTCGTGGAGGTCGGTGTAACTGACGCAGTGGAGGATTCTGTGAACCCGGAGTTCGAGCTGTTCCCGCTGTTCTCCGCGGGGGGGGTCACTCGCGTCGAGTTGGGTGGTtccgaagaggaggaggtcGATGTGCGACCCGTGCGAAACGAGGGTTATTACTTTGCTGAGCGCACGGAGGAGGTGCGAGAAAGGGCGCTCGCGGCGGCGGTGTCGTTTGAGCAGGTATTGGGGGTCCAGACAGCTGTGACGACCCAGCGGCGGGTCCTCGATGTTAGTGTATACAACTTGGGTGTTGAACACGAGCTCAGAGACGcagagaggaggaggcgAAGGAAACCGGGGAAAAGACAGCGGGATGCGAGGAGGGATGGGGCACGCAGGGTTCTGGAGAGGGAGGAACAGAGGCTGATGGTCAAGAAACTAATTAAGAAGACGTTCAAGCGGAGAGGGGGCAAGAAACACAAGAAACGGGCAGCCACGGTGGGCGAGGCACCTGCCACCTCGATACCGACCATTGCTCATTGA
- the COG5 gene encoding Golgi transport complex subunit COG5 (similar to Saccharomyces cerevisiae COG5 (YNL051W); ancestral locus Anc_2.260): MSVLPHELEDFDTVLDDQFTTSQFANELLKATNGSNVQDGEPGPNGNGPNEDRSDGEGTDGDGTDGDGDSASLVTGLTTLQLAELDIETPMKRLAFDMDEVNSRIDSIINQNSSVLLGEFSKNEASKQMIHDGLDTSLNYINMSYKRLEDEVMSPYENANVLQNALNKIHQTSTLLRDAVIYLHIYQNIKELLREQTNAKYHDFELDKIYKLASLYSQLELTVQNNINVKSLQLIKQIENDFVKKNSKDLLNYLSVSLMREMGEFVRRAATTADGSLDFQPDRVVKLSKALNMLSSAEFAAILNKLVLSLVNADCQTLTRTINSIRDFSVRFKEIMRMDSGLQQLETLLARVPAPNANLKVHKTLLTVYLFAQRDSKISNLRDVYWYKLSPAFKKQVEISYNRGGPVGKSLIKNKEYLMETIRGSMPDDERHAEIMLKSVSFLK, from the coding sequence ATGTCGGTACTGCCACACGAGTTAGAAGATTTTGATACAGTCTTGGATGACCAGTTTACAACGTCGCAATTTGCCAACGAACTTTTGAAGGCGACGAACGGCAGTAACGTTCAAGATGGGGAGCCGGGCCCCAATGGCAATGGCCCAAACGAAGATAGGTCGGATGGCGAAGGGACAGATGGCGATGGCACGGATGGAGATGGGGACAGTGCTTCGCTCGTGACAGGACTCACCACTTTACAACTTGCCGAGCTCGATATTGAAACCCCGATGAAGCGGTTGGCCTTCGATATGGATGAGGTAAATTCGAGGATAGACAGCATCATCAACCAGAACTCTTCCGTGTTGCTGGGTGAGTTTTCGAAGAACGAGGCGTCTAAACAGATGATACACGATGGATTGGACACGTCGCTCAATTACATAAACATGTCGTACAAGAGGCTCGAGGACGAGGTCATGTCGCCATACGAGAATGCCAACGTTCTACAGAAcgctttgaacaagatccaCCAGACATCCACTTTACTGCGAGACGCTGTCATATATTTGCACATCTACCAGAACATCAAAGAGCTGTTGAGAGAGCAGACGAACGCGAAGTACCACGACTTTGAGCTGGATAAAATATACAAGCTGGCGTCGCTGTACTCACAACTCGAATTAACCGTGCAGAACAACATCAACGTCAAGTCGCTACAATTGATCAAGCAGATCGAAAACGATTTCGTGAAGAAGAATTCGAAGGATCTGTTGAACTACCTTTCCGTTAGTCTGATGCGCGAAATGGGCGAGTTTGTGAGACGTGCTGCTACCACTGCGGATGGCAGTCTTGACTTCCAGCCTGACCGGGTTGTAAAGCTGTCCAAAGCGTTGAATATGCTGTCATCAGCAGAGTTTGCTGCAATCCTAAACAAGCTTGTACTGTCCCTTGTGAATGCGGACTGTCAGACACTGACGAGGACGATCAACTCAATACGAGACTTTTCAGTTCgcttcaaagagatcatGCGTATGGACAGCGGGCTGCAGCAACTGGAGACTCTGTTGGCCCGTGTACCGGCCCCCAACGCGAACCTGAAAGTACACAAGACTCTATTGACCGTATATTTGTTCGCGCAGAGGGATTCCAAAATCTCTAACTTGAGAGACGTGTACTGGTACAAACTGTCGCCGGCGTTTAAGAAGCAAGTGGAGATCAGTTACAACCGGGGGGGGCCCGTGGGCAAATCCCTGATTAAGAACAAGGAGTATCTCATGGAGACGATACGTGGGAGCATGCCGGACGACGAGCGGCATGCGGAGATCATGCTCAAGTCCGTGTCATTCTTGAAGTAG
- the RPC25 gene encoding DNA-directed RNA polymerase III subunit RPC25 (similar to Saccharomyces cerevisiae RPC25 (YKL144C); ancestral locus Anc_5.250) — MFILSKIKELVRVPPDQFQRKTAFAVTHQLNTKYANKVIPNLGLCISVYDLLEVDEGQLKPGDGATYTNVTFRALIFKPFVGEILTGWITNCNANGMQVTLKGQMFQDIFIPANMLFDNCYFLPNESAWVWAMDDDNKLYFDINEMIRFRVEQEVFIDVKPSARDEAAKNEEDNDETGEKKKPAAPPYAILGSCQTDGMGLVSWWE; from the coding sequence CAATTTCAACGGAAAACGGCTTTTGCCGTGACGCATCAGTTGAACACGAAGTATGCAAACAAGGTGATCCCTAACCTGGGGCTGTGCATCTCTGTCTACGATCTACTCGAGGTAGATGAGGGTCAATTGAAGCCCGGGGACGGGGCCACGTACACGAACGTGACTTTCAGGGCGCTCATATTCAAGCCGTTTGTCGGGGAGATTCTGACCGGGTGGATCACCAACTGTAACGCGAACGGGATGCAGGTGACCTTGAAGGGCCAGATGTTTCAGGATATATTCATACCGGCGAACATGCTGTTTGACAACTGTTACTTTCTGCCCAACGAGAGTGCGTGGGTCTGGGCGAtggacgacgacaacaaaCTGTACTTTGATATCAACGAAATGATCAGGTTCAGAGTGGAGCAGGAGGTTTTCATAGACGTCAAACCAAGCGCTCGCGACGAAGCCGCGAAgaacgaggaggacaacgATGAGACGggggagaagaagaaaccagcGGCACCCCCCTACGCTATCTTAGGGAGTTGCCAGACGGATGGGATGGGTCTAGTCAGCTGGTGGGAGTGA